Sequence from the Paeniglutamicibacter cryotolerans genome:
GAACGGCATGATCTCGCGGTAAGACTGGAAGAACGGCTCCATGTCGACGATCAGGTCCTTTTCAAGGGGCAGGCCCTTGATGGCTTCAACGGTGATCGGCTTGGAGTGGTCCAGGTCCTTGAGCAGGGTCTTGCAGGCCAGGCGGTTGCGGCCGTTGATGCGCATGGCATCGGAGCCGCAGACGCCGTGGGCGCAGGAGCGGCGGAACGACAGCGAGCCATCGTGCTCCCACTTGACCTTGTGCAGGGCATCCAACACTCGGTCGGTGCCGTACATGGTCAGCTCAAAGTCTTCCCAGTAGGCGTCGGCTGTGGTCTCCGGCAGGTACCGGCGGACACGCAGGGTGATGTTGAACTGCTGGATTTCTCCGCCGCCGCCCACACCCGGCTTCAATGTGATCTTTGAGGCTGGTTCCGGAAGTTCCGTGCTCATTAGTACTTACGCTCCATCGGCTGGTAACGGGTAAAGATAACGGGCTTGGTCTCCATGCGGATGCCGGAGATGCCCTCTGTG
This genomic interval carries:
- a CDS encoding succinate dehydrogenase iron-sulfur subunit, coding for MSTELPEPASKITLKPGVGGGGEIQQFNITLRVRRYLPETTADAYWEDFELTMYGTDRVLDALHKVKWEHDGSLSFRRSCAHGVCGSDAMRINGRNRLACKTLLKDLDHSKPITVEAIKGLPLEKDLIVDMEPFFQSYREIMPFLVNKDHEPSTERYQSAEDHAKFEDTTKCILCAACTSSCPVFWTDGQYFGPAAIVNAHRFIFDSRDDAGDMRLEILNDKEGVWRCRTTFNCTEACPRGIQVTQAIAEVKQAILARSI